TAAATATTTTCCTttattttggagttttgaatGCATAATTTCACGAATTTTATGAATTATGGCAATTTTAGCGATTGAAGTAACTGGGAAATTGACAAGAACCACTCTATGGTTTTACAAATATTCAATAAGAACAATATTCGCAAGATTCAGATTTCCTgtgagaattttttgtgacgaaaactttattttcagttttaatagAATGCTCATTCCCATCCTGTTTATTCTAATATTCTAATAAAGTTTTATTCTAATATTCTAATGAAATTATTAAGTTTACAGGCGCATCGGACCATTCTAATGTCTCAATGTTGGGCTTGGAAAGTAATTCCCCAAACTGCACATCAGAAGCTCAATGGTTTGTTGGCATCTACACTGTCGCCATTTACGCTCCATTGGCATTAATCTATATTGTGGTGGCCAGTCTTTTCATAAGACATCCCAATGTTTTTCATCCATTATTCGTGtaagtttttcttctttcatgGGATTTGCTAGTTTCCATTTAGTTTCCATAATTATTGAATATCCTGTAAACTTTCAGAATATCAttctttttggttttactTGCCCACACCACATCCAACTTTATCCTATTCTTTCGGAACCTTTTAGAATTCTTCTTCATTAATCAGCTATTATTTTCTATACTTGAATTCATTTTAATATCTGCTAATTATTATACTCAACCAATTGTGATTCTGGCACTGTTGGAACGTCTAGCAGCTACAGTTTTTGTgtcaaattatgaaaaatcatgtCAATGGGTACCTTATATTTGCGGTCAATTCATTTGTGTAAGTTCTCTTTTTATAAAACCTCAAAAACGAGCTAGAATTTCAGATTGTATTCGTAGTTCTTATGAGCCTATACCAACACGAAGAATCATTTGTGAATAATATTCAAGTGGCTCTTTCATTTGTAATATGTTTGGTAAgtatgaaaaagttgaaaaaatataatgatttttaatattttacagTGTCTCGTTGTTTTGTTTCTGGTGAACCGGTACAAAACAGCAAACTCAGTTGGAAAGTCGACTTTGACAACTAGATATCAATTGGCTGAAAACATCAAAGCATTGAGGTACAACATTTTGATGAGATTTTAAACACACAATTGCTTTCCAACTGTCACAGTTACAGCcgcaattgttttttttaattgtcaaATTACCGTCGGAAAGTTGTAACAGGTTTTTCTGAATGTAGTTGAGTTCAGAAGCAGCTAGAAAATTGATTCTCAATAATTGTATAATTGCAAGCAAATTAAACTCGTTAGAATTTGccacctttaaaaatgattaaaggacgatccgttcttcaagtgctatgcatgcggatctgggattcaggtacactgcctggtggtgatccctctgggctgtaatttaagccacgtcctagccggggatgtggccgataatccattgctccacttcccaatagaggctgggtgaacctagggggtgaggccggacttgaactcgtgacctccagactgctagcggccaccactacacAGGTAAACCGCGACATGCGAGCAACTGGTGAATAACGAACGAACAGCCGCTAACACGCGAATATCTGGTCAATTACTGACGAAAAACCGCAAACATGCGAAAAACTGTTCAGTACCGGACGAAttatttttgcttgattttGAGAAGAACCGCTTCCGGTGAGGATTGCGCGAAAGTAAGATGAGTAATTGAAATGggtgacaaaatattttcagcaaactttTTCGAACCGGGACACAAGAATTTTCGGTGAATATCCGGCCGCCGACAGACGAGCGTCGGATGAACCAAGTAGTAGCCTACGAAGAAGTTGGGAATAGATACTAACTAGTTCAACTGATGAATCCTT
This is a stretch of genomic DNA from Caenorhabditis elegans chromosome V. It encodes these proteins:
- the R11G10.3 gene encoding Serpentine Receptor, class Z (Confirmed by transcript evidence); this translates as MLGLESNSPNCTSEAQWFVGIYTVAIYAPLALIYIVVASLFIRHPNVFHPLFVISFFLVLLAHTTSNFILFFRNLLEFFFINQLLFSILEFILISANYYTQPIVILALLERLAATVFVSNYEKSCQWVPYICGQFICIVFVVLMSLYQHEESFVNNIQVALSFVICLCLVVLFLVNRYKTANSVGKSTLTTRYQLAENIKALRIFVPFIVLDNVISLMFVITSYTISIARKFDEDECNKDPRYVPIFIVFRTIAIIIQISMAVIVVYMHESMKLWSFKDCYRSNRSQDVSITMVRPDILKIKNVLGKNIVEQETGENYFAQLSKQWQKV